A region from the Ciconia boyciana chromosome 1, ASM3463844v1, whole genome shotgun sequence genome encodes:
- the FMC1 gene encoding protein FMC1 homolog — protein sequence MAALGSPLRTLRGLLRELRHASGRAGRPYRHTPAYRHIVAAFRAHRVTSEKLCRAQQELHFQAATYLCLLRSVREHTALHQEYHGKGERSPEEVAGLVGFRLPQQPGGKG from the exons ATGGCGGCGCTGGGGTCTCCACTGCGGACATTGCGCGGGCTCCTGCGCGAGCTCCGCCACGCCAGCGGCCGGGCGGGCCGCCCCTACCGCCACACGCCCGCCTACCGGCACATCGTCGCGGCCTTCCGCGCCCACCGG GTCACCAGCGAGAAGCTGTGCCGGGCCCAGCAGGAGCTGCACTTCCAGGCTGCCACCTACCTCTGCCTGCTCCGCAGCGTCCGGGAGCACACGGCCCTTCACCAGGAGTACCACGGCAAAGGGGAGCGCTCGCCTGAGGAGGTCGCCGGCCTGGTGGGCTTCAGGTTGCCTCAGCAGCCGGGAGGGAAGGGTTAA